The sequence atcaTCAAACTGAAATAAGTTCTTACAATGGAGTATTTATACTCTCTAAATAACTCTAATGAACTCAAAGGTTGTGGGCTAATTTGGACCTACTTATAATGAgacctaaaataaataaaataaatccaaaacctagtagaaataataaaaataataagtttgaTTTATAAAACCAAAGTTGTCGCACATATAGGAACAAAATAACCCTAAAATAGTGTAATTCCCTAATTTAAATATGTGTGTGCCCAAATTTAACGTCCTAGTCTTTCTAAAATCAAATTATCACTTCTTAGAAATCCCaaataagctaggagaatcatcTCTGAATATTGACACCATTGGCTTGCCTTGTAGAACTAGGAATCTTTGTAATACATGGGAAAATATTGAAGACAAATATATTTCTTTGTTGCCGCCTCTAGTTTCCCTTTGTAGATCGGAGAATCTTGATTAATCTTTGCCATATAAGAAAAGCTTTTGATGTCACTCATAATGAATTCTTGTAATAGATGAAAACTCCCAAATTAGCTTGccaaaatatcataatataaGTAGGATTAATTGCTgccataattattttcttgttgcatataaaaaattttatccaaACAGGGCTTCCATCATGCCGCCAACCCTAAGCCCATCTTGTGGAAGAATTAGGCATTTCTTGCACTTGGATTAGGTTCATTATGGGTTGCCTTATATGTGTTGTAACCTTTTTAAAATCAGCCTTGCTCTAAATATGTTGAACAAACCTATTTAGTTCCTTATTTAACTTCTTGACCATTAACCTTATGATTGGCCTAATTGGCACCTCTAATGAATTCTTTGTATTGGTGGGTTGGTTCGTTTCACTAGAATTTCTTCGCTCTCATGTATACAAACAAGCACATGAACTCCTTGACCATAGATTAAACTTCCATACTGAGGTTCAGGATGTTCTCTCTCATATCCATATAAAGGTAATAAAGACAGTAAAGGTCAATACTTCTTATCCATATTACTGATGTGGCATCTTAAATGAAAAATGTTCTCTCTTCACTGCTCTAAATTATCATCTTTGACTTGAAACTTAATGCACGCCTATTCGTAAGTTACTCACCCTCaactttatattatacttgttcacCATTAGCATCATTAAGATCAGAATCAATGATGACATGTTTCTCAAGATATGAATCCGGTTTTTCATTTGTTGAAGCATCCATCtaaatgtttttcatatttttggaCTTATACTGCATCTTTCTAGTTAACAAGTAGATTATTTGTAATTCACCCTAGCTTTCCTTTactaatcttattaaaaaaaattaatcatcaacCTTTAAAGCTTAGAGTCTTAGTTTCTTTTACCTCCTTAAATTAGGAGCCCTTTGGGATTACATATCTTGCAAATTAGTAAACAatacatattattatattaccaaACAACACATTTATATGCTCAAATTATTGTTGTATCgcctgtaagaaaaaaaaagtgttattcTCCTCCTTAAATGATGACATGTTTTTGGAAGACATCTTTTAGATTTGTAGTTTTAAAGTCATTACATCTGTATTGCCTACAAGTTGGAACATTCTTTGGCTTGTAAATctaatatgatatgatttattttcaaaagcttTCAAATTTGGTGCATGAATTCTAGCTGAAGATATTACCTTCCTTGTTATATTAagattctattttattattaatagttTCATTAGATATTCAGATTTTATGGTTATTATTAGAAGATAATATTAAGAGTATTTTTAGGAGATTTTATAagcttttaaaaagaaaatgaacgagtaaaagagaaaaaagagggaTCAGATCAGACATCTCTCTTATTTCTTATATCATCTAAATTCCCTCTTctctaatttctttttcttcttcaagttttcATCATAATACTATgtaactaaattttaatttggtcaaaagaaacaaaagcctCATAATCAATAAGACTATGAaatgtaatttgttttcattgttcaatttataattttagtattgaatgttttataatgtttattttcatgattGTCTTGTATAATTACTAGGAGACCTTCTAGTTTATTATTTGTTGCAATCTACTACTAGGTTAGATACCAGATCCATAATTATTTGGTCTTTGTAATCTGTGAAGTATTTAAGGTTAATGATTTGTTGCATTGGAAATTAGCAAATCTTAAGAAGAATATGTGTCTGAATTAAATGCAATCGCTTGTGCTTATATTGTTTAGCTTTATCAATCTCTCTAATTCTTAAGGCTACTACtagattaaatttttagcatttttcttGAGTTGTTTAGTAGTTAAGGTTAATTTGATTGCTTGTTTTCTAATTAACTACAATTAAGAAGAGATAGGAAAATAGTTCCAATTATGAATATTAAAAGTatgaattgatatttatttgcattaatgatcaattttaaaagaCCCAATGTGGATGTTGACTTAAATCAATGTTTGttcttttcattgattttgatattttaaattgagttgttttttggttgtttttcttaaaattatactaaaaaCCCTTTATCTTTGTTCACATAGCACAAAATTAGGTTAGATGCTCTCTATGGGAATGATATGTACTTGTATTTATACATATATTCTTAATAAtctaagttttatttttgattgcCTGCAATAACATACCAAAAATCAAGTAGGGACTTGATTAAAtgaattctaaaataatatatgtgatattattcaagaaaaaaaaattaatatttttttatttttaagatttttaagtttccttataaacataattttatgcCTCTTATTTTATGTACAACATGTAGTACACATTACATTATAGaacacttaaaaaattcaaaagaaaagagttagCACTTAAAGACATAGAAATCCCTCTCTTCTAAAAGGATTTAGGAGATTTATCATTAATGGTTTGTGTGGATTATTGTTAGAGGACAGATACTTGTAGTCTGTAACAACTTAACCTTGAAGCAATTGTTTAAAGTTAAAAAGAACATCTAATCTTCAGGTAATCTTCACATAAACTTTAAATAACTCTGGATATGTCTAACAAGAACTTGGGActcttgaaaatttttaaatttaccaTTTTTGTTGTGTGTATATGTTCCAAAAAACCCAACACCTTTGAAGTTATTTAGGGAGTATAAATACTCAATTTTAAGAACTTATTTTTAGTTGGAtgattattgatatttttccaTATCTTTGTTTGTGTGTTGTGAGGTATTCGTATGTTTTTTAGTTCTTAaaagaattgaatttaatttatcaaagaaTAACTATCTATATGGAATCTTTCATGTACTTCTCATTCGTGATTCTTTAATTGTTGGGTAGAGGTTCAAATTCCAATAATGCTTATGCCTTAATTCAAGGTAATTGGTGTATCACACTCTTCTATCAAATCTGATTTTTGGCTTTTTAGGAGTCAATCATGCTTGTGGGTTTCTGGATCAATAAATCCACAAGGATTGCATCTTTGTTAGGTTatggaaaacaaaaaatcacaaaagaaaCATTTCAACAAAAGTTATTGTTGTTGCAGGAGTATGCAAAAAATACCTTAAGGCCTCAAAAGGTGCTTGAGGTTGACCGGTTGGTTGTGGAAAGtgaaaaatttcaagaaaaaaaaaaacaaattcaacaaaagTTATGGTTTTCACACAGGCATGCAAAATCATACCTTTAGGTCCCATAATATACCTGAGGTTAGTCGGTTCACTATGAAAATgcaaaattacaacaaaaaaaatcattttgataataAGTTATCTTTTTTGCATGGGCACGCAAGATGTACCTTGAGGCCCCAAAAAGCACCTAAGGTTGGCTGGTCGGTCATGGAAagcataaaattttgaaaaaaactcatttcaacAAAAGTTATGATTTTTGGTATGGGCATGGAAATTCATACCTTGAAGCTCCAAAAAGTGTCTGAGGTTGGCTAATGggtcaaataaaacataaaattacaaaaaaaaaaaaaatcattttgaataaCATTATGGTTTTTACATAGCCATGCAAAAATTGTCTTGAGACctcaaaaaaatcttaaagttGGGCAGTTAGTTATGGGAAGtgcaaaactataaataaaaaaaaatttaatttcaaaaatagttATGGTTTTTGCGTGGGCATGAAACAACATATGTTGGCCGCTAGGTCATGGAGAGcacaaaattacaataaaaaactcatttaaaaaaagttatggtTGGCATCATAAATTGAGGCCTAACATATGCCTAAGGTTGACCGGTAGGTTGtggaaaatacaaaattatgaaaaaaaaaaaattagtttttttatgggcATGCAAAAAAGCCTTTGAGACCCAAAAGAAGTGATGAGAATCAGTAAGCATCACCAAAGAATTCATACCAATTGAGTCTATTACAAGGTCATGATGTTTGGGTTAAGAAGTTGCAAATTTGTCAAATTGGATCTTTGTGTACTGTTTGGTCTATATTTGGAATTCTTCTGTGATTTTAGTTGGAATGGAAACTAGACATCTCTAGATTTCCATACATATATGATATGCTTAGTAACTCATTCTAACAAAagagacaaaaatatttaaagtcaaGCTTGAAATCtgcaaacaaacaagaaaattagaaaatgatTGTGGAATCCTTATGATTTGTGGATGCTTACAAGGCAAGGATCTAGTTACATGTGGAATCCTTATTTTGTAAGCATTCCTTACTTTCTAAGAACATCAATTAGgcaacaataattatttttcaaggattCCTTACGCAACAAAGCAATAATATCCCCTTAAAACTCTTTTTTCATCTTCTCCACAAACTTGATCTTGTTTCTGCCCTCAcaagatttgtttcttaaaattctcccaccataaaaaaacatattttctaatttaagaGATATTAACTTCACTTTTCTATCATCGATAtactctttgaaaaaaaaaactcaacaattTAGAGCTAATCAATGAAATCATTAGGttgattttttctcttaaattaagGAATATCAATTCTCACATGATAATCTTGATAAGGCCATCTATTCCTTTTACTTTGATGTTGAGAAGAAGAACCGTTACTAGCATTATGGTGTGGTCTGACGAAAAGGATTAGTATCCTTTTAATTATTGCTAGAGGAaccaattttagttttattcccatcatcatcattgtctTGATTCTCatatcatttaataaattttttaagttaatggaTTTGCCTTCTCATTTCATCCATTGTAAGAGCACTACGTCCATTTCAAATTCTTGCACACGATATCTATGATTAACCATAGTTGCAAATtctaagctctgataccaacttaATACTAGGATGACATTGAATATCGTAAAATAACATGTCAATCATATAAAAGAATGTTTTTACTCGCCATTCTAAGGtacaaaaccaaaataatatagaCGTGAATAACTTATTACTctaaagatacaaattaaatCACCACTTTAAAGATACATAGTTAGGAGATAAGTCCaccacttataaaaaaaattaaaaaattgaaaggttTCCAAAAGGCTAAGTCaaagattttcaatttaaatttttaccaaaaaatcTCAATACATGATCTgaatcataattatatatacttAGAACAATCCTTCAAGTTTGGGGAAACACCAAAATGATATAGTTAAGAACCAAATAAATGACATTGATAGAAAACTAGACACATTAACTTGCACacatttttttacttagaaaaagTAGAcatttaaaaagcttaaaaactaaaacaaacataACTTCTTGTAAAAAACTTCAATGCATtgatggttggacaatataaaaaaaatcaaattatgaacTTAAAAACCACTTATGGTAAGtttatttttccatgtaatGAAGAGATGATATTCAGGTTCAAAATTGGCTCATGAACTGAGAGTAAACATCAACAAGAACTTCATTTATTTGCTTTGTTAACCCAACATGACACGGATGTGCATTTTGTGTGTTTTGGTCACTTATTGTCCTGGGCATGCAAGTATTGATGCACAATCTATGGTTGGAAGGGGAGGAACAGCGAAGGTACTGATTTCTTCAGTTATGTGCTTGGTTGTCTCTTTCTTGATGAAACTACACATGTATGCCCATTGTAATTTAGGTTGCGGATTTTCTTTGGTATAAAattgtctctttctttttcgtttttttctctgttggtgaaaattaatttaaacccaGCATCATCTCCAAATTGACATTCCTGGGTATAAAAAGTTTTTCATTCGAGTAAATTGGCAGTTGTGAATTGCTAGAAGTACAGTGGAATTTGGTGTGATTTGCTGGCTAGTTTATAGATCATGCATAGGATGATTAATAAATTGGGTGAAGATTTCGAGACCTGTATTCAAATTGTCTATAGTGCAAGACAGTTCCGTTGTGAGTGCTTGCTTCTGTCCAAAGAAAATGTGATGCATATTTCCGCTGAAAACCTGAAAACACAGACATCGGCTCAAGTAAGCTTGTGTTACGTTGGACTTTTGTTGATAAACGTACCGCTACATTATTTCCAGAAAAGCTTTCATGGAGTAGCCCCATATGTATCGATCCAGTTCCTTTAGTATTCTGTTGTTTGATCAAACCCTTCCCGTTAGTGTTGGTGATGAACTCTATTTCTAAaggtagttttttcttttcacaaaaACAAGAGAGGAACAGCCTTCTGTCGGGGAGAGTTGCATCTAATACTTTCCAGCAAAACCAGAAAAGCAAAATAATGAACGGTTATGTACAACATTAACTTCACAAGCAACTGTTACGCACATTCAGCCATCTACTACCGTTGTGGAAGCACTCCCATGCTTGTCATGGAGGGCGTTTTGCATCCGGCATGAACACTTCCACAGGAAAATGGTAGTAGAGTTGTGAGAAAATTCTGGGCCAGCTAAGTTCAACGCTTCTCACTTGTTTCAGTTGATACATGTGATTGACTTCTGGATGTTGAAAAATTCTTCTGCAATTCAAGATTTGACATCCGCTCACCTTCCAATGCTCGCTCAAGCTGTAACATGTCGGTCGAATTATGAGGTTATGTTAACAATATTATTGCTTCATGAAAACTGGAATAAATAGTCGTGCGCAAAGGGTACATAggaagggtaaaaaaaaaatacaggtaCCTTAGCTGCCCTGGCACTCCATTCCCCTAAAATAGCCCTCAGTCTTTCATTCTCTTCCACGTACTATTCCAGCATTTCATCAAGCAAATCACAAAAGGGGCAATCCCAAAACACAGATACAAATCAGAATGCATCCTTTATTAAGGAACTGCAGGGCACCAATTAAAGCAGTACCATGGAATTTTGCGACCTCAAACAATGACCATATGCATATATGAATTAATTACTATGAGAATATCAGCCTTCACATTGCTGGGCTAGAAACTTCAACAAATTGGTAAATTACAGTATATTTATGTAGCTTTGCTTTTTGCTGGAGTGAGCTAATGAGTGCTCACGAGAGATAACTTTTGGTAGTACTGGGACATGCATTCTGACATGTATTTCATGGAAATGACACGAGAGAATGCGTGCATGCATTTGGACATGACTTTTCAAGGAAACAAGAAGACAATAAGTTCACCCAATAGCGATATTTTCCttcacaaaagaaaatgaaacaggACAAAAGCACAAAAGCTGAGTTTGCATCTCTCAATTTCTCAAGGAATAGTGCCCAATATTCCCTAATTATTATAACATGCCTGGCCGATTAGTAGACttcatcttttcattttaaaaacatgcaGTTAGCTTTCTTTAACAGTACATTGTTAGGGGCCACATCTTTATTAGGATAATGTTGTCCTATTAGTGAAGCATTGGGTTTTTAGCAATAGAGTTAATACATACAGCCAGGATTCTGTAGAGCAAGCACAACACTCCAAAATTCTAGGGTTGAATCTATAGTTGGTACCTGATTGTTTGTGGTGCGCACCTGCTGGAGTTCAGAGTCCCTCTCAGCTATCAAAGATCGAGCAAGCCTTAGCTCAGATTGTAATTGATTCATCTGTACATTGAGAAGATAAGGTGGATGAGGTCAAATGGTTGCTGAACCAGTGcctcatttaattttaatagcaaTGGAAGGCATAGTATATCAGCAGTCCATGGATGGGTTGAACTTTCCACAACAACTGACTGATTATACTCCAAGAGCATTATGAGCTACAGCACCATAACTGATTATGCTACATCTTGCTCAAAAAGATAATCAAATATCCTTCTGACATTAAATACAATTTctgtaataaaaagaagaaaaggcccTGATCGTTAACAAATATCCATAGAACTCTTTATCTTTtgacaaaaaaagataattaaaactTTCTGCTTTAGTTTCCTACCCCATTGGTTCCTACTTCATCAATTTTGCATGTGAAATAATTTCCCCACTTAAAATTGAAATGTCAAAATTCTCCTGATGCTTATGTGGCCTAAAATAACAATCAAGTGACTTCATTTAGGAGCTCAAGTCATATGACGCTAACAATGAGCTTTTGATATATTGCCTAAAATACAATCCACTCATTACAGCACAAATAAGGAGTAGGTAGAAGTAGCAATGACAGCATGGAAGACGGGGAAATTTAAATATCCCATACAGATAATTCTACACAGTATTGTGTATGTTGGAGATGTTCTCTTAATCCGTAAGGTGATATTGTAAGCTTTGATTGAATTCTCTTTTTGcttatttaagaaattaaatgctAAAGGACAGAATTTTATCATGTATACCTCAGCAGAAAGCGTCCGTAATTCCTGTTCACGAGCTGCTAACAGATGGGCAAGATCAACCTGGAAAAGTGGACAATAGCAATCATTACCATTATTTTCAGAAAACCATTCCATACTGAAGTGCAGTTAAATGTAGTTGTGATATATAGAGGTCATGTAGTCATTTAAATCTCATTAAGCCATGTTATAAATTTCAAGGTGTGAAAGAAGTCGTCTGTTCTTGAGGGCTACAATAACTGCAATTACATTATGGACCTCTACATTCCTTTACATTGTGATTTTATGAAATCCACAGTAAAGAAGTTAAATAATTAGCAGTATGACTATCACCTGAGGTGTACTCCCATCATCAGAGCGTTCATATTTGCTTAAGCACTCTTGCAACCTAAGAACCTGCTTGAAGTATTAATGAGaatttagcaaaaaaacaagaaaatcagtTAAATTGGTGCCAATAAATTAACTAACTACGCCAATTAGAGAAGATCATTTCCCGTAACTTTCAGTAACCAAACAAAGTGTATTTGTTAAAACAAACAACATTAAGAGAGCAGGGACATAAAAACTGATGCTATAATAGGTTTCACTGACATGCTCAAGAGTGCAGCTATATAAAACCAGTGCAATCATAGATTTTAACAATCTAAAACCTCCTAATAAAGGCTCTTGTATATGAacttacaaaatatataacctTTAACAGATCAGATCAGGGAACAAAGTACCCATGTTGCCAACACTGACAAATTTTGGACTGACACTTAATTGAGTTTAGCATACCTCCTCACTCAAGAAATGAAGGTTCTCACGCTGATATTGCAGCAAAGCCATTTGCTGATCAGAAAGTCGACTCCCATCATGATACCTGTTTTACCAAATGGTACTTAGTGGAGTGTCATCTATTTTTTCacatacaacaaataaaatagtgaTATCTTCAACTTTGAGTTTCTATATGAACTAATCCATGGGAATTGGGATTTCTATCTATATACCACCAACTGCAACAATGACAAAATCAGAATATTGAAAAAATGGATAGCTCCAGATGCAACAAATAATCTTACAAGAACACCATCATGCTttgtaagttaaaaaaaaagtacacaTAGTCTATTTCACTCTGAAGCTTGAGAAATAGGCAAGGGTTTCTGGaataacaaaataagaagatgaCTACCTCAAACCTTCTAAAGGACTTGAATGTTGAAGTGGAGAATATAATGACTTCAAAATGTCAGGTTCAGAGTTTAGTGAATTGTACTGGTGCAAGTAACCTGCAAGTGCACGCAGAAAAGCAATGAGGGAAAGAACTGCGATGAATGTTTTATAATCTCCAATGGAACATTGATTTATGAGTTTAAATTCAGTAAACAGGTATGAACAGTAGAGATCTTGAATTGGCAAAGATAAAATGATCTCAAGGCTATCTAAATTTGCATTCCAGAAGAAAATCCCATTTCAAATGCTCTGTACTGTCATGTGATAGCTTTTACAGAGTATCTTGTTCATGGGAAAGCTTCAGAAGTTCAAAATGGATGATTCTTGTAATCGTGCATGCTCCATGGATCTAAGGAATTtccaaaagcatttttttattcaaactgaACTTTCAATAGATATGAGAATAGCTACACTAGATCCAGGGTGAAGGAAGCGTATAGATAAAGAATTTGCAAATATTCCACACTAGATATGGATGAGGAAAGAGTTGTCTAACAAGCACCTTATAAGGTTTGATTATGACAATAGCTTCTTTCACGGTAGCAACGCaacataaataatgttaaactcAAAACACTACAAGGATTGTATAGGCTCACCAATATAGACGCTCATAAATGATGCAGCACATATTGCTTCAGCCAACATGTTAATCCTGCAGATTTAATGAgaaggaaaatgaattttcaCAGCACAGTTAGAAAAAAGCAATACAGAGCAGGAAAATTTCCATTTTATCTAATGAGAGAACTGATCAGATACGATGTTACTTGTGAATAATAAGATCACAGCTCAatatcattaacaataataggACATATCTTGAAAATGAAGCAATTGAGATGCACGTCAGCAAAGCAAATAATGTCCAGACCTCAGTAACGTAGAGACTGAAAGGAAACTGATGTAGGGTTTCCATACCATGACAAGCAGCATAGTAGCAGTTCCTAGAATTTGAATAAACAATCATTAcaatgataacaataaaaattatgagaTGAAATAATAGATTTACATTAATTAACTTGTAGATGATACAAATAGCAAAATCTCTGATTTAACTATAGCTGAAATATGTGAAAATATTCCAGAGTAATGGACAAACTTAATGATAGAATGATTGTGGTACCAAACCTCACAAATTATGTCCAAATTTTACCATGAGACCTAATTTTTCAACTGATTGAGTTGAGAAATCCAGGACATAGAGGAGAAATATGGTGGAGTTGTACAGACGAACAAAAAACCACGGTCAAATAGATAGACATATGAGAGGACAAGGACAGAACTTAAAATCATTTCCTTACCATACGCAGTAATGGCAAATGGTAAGCGAACAATATGCTTCAACTTCTGGCTAAAACTGTAATAACCCTACAAAACAAATAAGAGACTGTGATGGTTTGTAGAGCAGGTAAACGTTGTTCACAAGAGCCCACGATTTGAGAATCCAACAGCTCTACAGAGAAacagaaatgtcaaaaaagcGAAATCAAACATTTGCTGCGGGTTTCCCAGTAGTTATCTTAAAGAGCAACATTTAGGCTGGGAGAAAATTACATGGAACAGGCGTCAAAATAACATTTGTTTGACGAATATAAACTGCGCTTTCATTCCATAAAGAAATCCCAATAAGAGCAGCAAAAAGGCTATCGAGTGGAACAATAAACATCTAAAAATGAACTTATTACATTGAATTAGAGTAGGAAGGTAGTGGAGATTACCTGCAACCGTATTTTCTGAACTTGAGAAACGAAATATTGCTGAAAGATGCCTGAAGGAAGAAATGAAATGAATCTACTCTCTCTTAAGCATATCGTATTTGCCAAAGTTAATGGACAGATAGATATACCTGTGAGTATAAGAAGAACAACATCACAACTGCAAAGCAAAGACGGAACCAAATGCTTTATAGGGCGAAAGATATATGGAGCTCCGGCTGCCAAAACAGCATAACCTgcctaaaattaattaataccattaataataataacaataattgaaGAGGAAATAGAAAGGATACAGTACTTGCCAGTAGAGCACAGTAAACGATAGCACCAAAAATACTCCTGGATTTCCGGTGACCGAATAGAGGAGCCTCCTGCACTATATCTAAGAAACTGCAATTGCAACCAGCACAGAATGCTTATTATATAATCAATtggaaatattgttattttaataaatacttGATAAACTTACAGAGCGTTGTCTTCACGAGACGTTGATGAGGAATTGCCATGTCTATCTGTcgacatcttcttcttctcttttcttctttttttttcttttttttttgctggatcAATCAAGCTTTTTCTGtgagtttttgtttctttttccttgtttgaTATTAATTGACATCATTTTCAATGCTGGATATGGGCCGTTAATGGGCTTGACATTGCCCACTGGGCCGaatcctttaatatatatctatctttatataaaaaatagataaaattttaatgccATGACATCTTCGAGGATTCATGTTTCGACTTCTCTCTACCGCctgtattaaatttattatttataatattctttatTAAAAACTCAATTACTTAATGCCAGAAAGGTTCTTCCTTCACTTCACGTGTCTTCTAGAAATAGTGGTTCggttaaaaactaattttaaaatcgAGACTAAATTAATCTTTCTCttttaacttcatttttttc is a genomic window of Populus alba chromosome 18, ASM523922v2, whole genome shotgun sequence containing:
- the LOC118040664 gene encoding protein FIP1 isoform X2; its protein translation is MSTDRHGNSSSTSREDNALFLDIVQEAPLFGHRKSRSIFGAIVYCALLATGAPYIFRPIKHLVPSLLCSCDVVLLILTGIFQQYFVSQVQKIRLQGYYSFSQKLKHIVRLPFAITAYGTATMLLVMVWKPYISFLSVSTLLRINMLAEAICAASFMSVYIGYLHQYNSLNSEPDILKSLYSPLQHSSPLEGLRYHDGSRLSDQQMALLQYQRENLHFLSEEVLRLQECLSKYERSDDGSTPQVDLAHLLAAREQELRTLSAEMNQLQSELRLARSLIAERDSELQQVRTTNNQYVEENERLRAILGEWSARAAKLERALEGERMSNLELQKNFSTSRSQSHVSTETSEKR
- the LOC118040664 gene encoding protein FIP1 isoform X3, which codes for MLFFLYSQQYFVSQVQKIRLQGYYSFSQKLKHIVRLPFAITAYGTATMLLVMVWKPYISFLSVSTLLRINMLAEAICAASFMSVYIGYLHQYNSLNSEPDILKSLYSPLQHSSPLEGLRYHDGSRLSDQQMALLQYQRENLHFLSEEVLRLQECLSKYERSDDGSTPQVDLAHLLAAREQELRTLSAEMNQLQSELRLARSLIAERDSELQQVRTTNNQYVEENERLRAILGEWSARAAKLERALEGERMSNLELQKNFSTSRSQSHVSTETSEKR
- the LOC118040664 gene encoding protein FIP1 isoform X1, encoding MSTDRHGNSSSTSREDNALFLDIVQEAPLFGHRKSRSIFGAIVYCALLASYAVLAAGAPYIFRPIKHLVPSLLCSCDVVLLILTGIFQQYFVSQVQKIRLQGYYSFSQKLKHIVRLPFAITAYGTATMLLVMVWKPYISFLSVSTLLRINMLAEAICAASFMSVYIGYLHQYNSLNSEPDILKSLYSPLQHSSPLEGLRYHDGSRLSDQQMALLQYQRENLHFLSEEVLRLQECLSKYERSDDGSTPQVDLAHLLAAREQELRTLSAEMNQLQSELRLARSLIAERDSELQQVRTTNNQYVEENERLRAILGEWSARAAKLERALEGERMSNLELQKNFSTSRSQSHVSTETSEKR
- the LOC118040664 gene encoding protein FIP1 isoform X4; translation: MLLVMVWKPYISFLSVSTLLRINMLAEAICAASFMSVYIGYLHQYNSLNSEPDILKSLYSPLQHSSPLEGLRYHDGSRLSDQQMALLQYQRENLHFLSEEVLRLQECLSKYERSDDGSTPQVDLAHLLAAREQELRTLSAEMNQLQSELRLARSLIAERDSELQQVRTTNNQYVEENERLRAILGEWSARAAKLERALEGERMSNLELQKNFSTSRSQSHVSTETSEKR